A part of Peromyscus maniculatus bairdii isolate BWxNUB_F1_BW_parent chromosome 10, HU_Pman_BW_mat_3.1, whole genome shotgun sequence genomic DNA contains:
- the Ppp3r1 gene encoding calcineurin subunit B type 1 isoform X4: MGNEASYPLEMCSHFDADEIKRLGKRFKKLDLDNSGSLSVEEFMSLPELQQNPLVQRVIDIFDTDGNGEVDFKEFIEGVSQFSVKGDKEQKLRFAFRIYDMDKDGFISNGELFQVLKMMVGNNLKDTQLQQIVDKTIINADKDGDGRISFEEFCAVVGGLDIHKKMVVDV; encoded by the exons gGAAATGAGGCGAGTTACCCGTTGGAAATGTGCTCACACT TTGATGCTGATGAAATTAAAAGGCTAGGAAAGAGATTCAAGAAGCTTGATTTGGACAATTCTGGTTCTTTGAGCGTGGAGGAGTTCATGTCTCTGCCTGAGTTACAACAGAACCCTTTAGTACAGCGGGTAATAGACATATTTGACACAGACGGGAATGGAGAGGTAGACTTCAAAG AATTCATTGAAGGAGTCTCTCAGTTCAGTGTCAAAGGCGACAAGGAACAGAAGTTGAGGT TTGCTTTCCGTATCTACGACATGGATAAAGATGGCTTTATTTCCAATGGGGAACTCTTCCAGGTGTTGAAGATGATGGTGGGGAACAATCTGAAAGATACACAGTTACAGCAGATTGTAGACAAAACCATAATAAATGCAGATAAGGACGGAGATGGAAGAATATCCTTTGAGGAATTCTGTGCT
- the Ppp3r1 gene encoding calcineurin subunit B type 1 isoform X3 has product MCSHFDADEIKRLGKRFKKLDLDNSGSLSVEEFMSLPELQQNPLVQRVIDIFDTDGNGEVDFKEFIEGVSQFSVKGDKEQKLRFAFRIYDMDKDGFISNGELFQVLKMMVGNNLKDTQLQQIVDKTIINADKDGDGRISFEEFCAVSEKADSSIKCVLKHFKDSLLDNFVSIFLFEILFCPVASHSSFGICCFNC; this is encoded by the exons ATGTGCTCACACT TTGATGCTGATGAAATTAAAAGGCTAGGAAAGAGATTCAAGAAGCTTGATTTGGACAATTCTGGTTCTTTGAGCGTGGAGGAGTTCATGTCTCTGCCTGAGTTACAACAGAACCCTTTAGTACAGCGGGTAATAGACATATTTGACACAGACGGGAATGGAGAGGTAGACTTCAAAG AATTCATTGAAGGAGTCTCTCAGTTCAGTGTCAAAGGCGACAAGGAACAGAAGTTGAGGT TTGCTTTCCGTATCTACGACATGGATAAAGATGGCTTTATTTCCAATGGGGAACTCTTCCAGGTGTTGAAGATGATGGTGGGGAACAATCTGAAAGATACACAGTTACAGCAGATTGTAGACAAAACCATAATAAATGCAGATAAGGACGGAGATGGAAGAATATCCTTTGAGGAATTCTGTGCTGTAAGTGAAAAGGCTGATTCTTCTATTAagtgtgttttaaaacattttaaggatAGTTTACTAGACAATTTTGTaagcatatttttatttgaaattctgtTTTGTCCAGTTGCCTCACATTCAAGTTTTGGAATATGCTGTTTTAACTGCTGA